The Mugil cephalus isolate CIBA_MC_2020 chromosome 8, CIBA_Mcephalus_1.1, whole genome shotgun sequence genome segment CTCTATATACTCTGAGCCCTTCATGAAATGGATTAACTAAGGCAACATGTAGCCAAcatgattcttttcttttttttttttaagggcaccaaaaatgaaacttaaatgttagttgttgttagtgggtgtGGGTGGCATTAGTATTTCAGTAAGGAAAACAAAGCGACTGAGAGCATCTAAAAAAAGATCCTCCAACTTAAACATGTTACAGTACTCCGTGGGCCTGTGCTTGGATTTACTGCAGCGTTGCTATGGAGAGCAGGACGAGTTTCTTGTatcaaagtaaatgtaaaaagGCAACAAGACCCTCACCTCACATATCCCAAAAGCAGTTATTTCTATACCAACAGCGTGATCAGTCAACAAAAATATCTGACAGGACACGAGTGCATTGAAAGAGTTCTGAATAGTGATCACCTCACAATGCGAGTTGTTATCGTGCAAACCGAGACTGTTCATTCcgaggaaaaacaaaacggtACGTCTGTATGCATCACCCAAAATATCCATGACACCTAGCATTAAAATACCCAATGAAGGAGCTTTGCTTCCCAATTAAACAAATGGCATAAATACAAGTATTAGTAGTCCCTTTCAAATACTTTaagcacaaacaaaactaaCAGGTACTCTAAGACTGCTGAAaacacttcaaaacaaaaccaatgtGTGCAGTGGTTTTTCGCGGTTAAAGAagcatgcattttattttagtcgGATGTTGGTTTGTGAGTCGAGTCATGTTAACTTCTCTGCACCCAGGAGGATTTTTCCTAGTGGTACAGCGCGGATGCATCTAGAGAGGTAGAAAATATTTGCTCTATGATCCGTTGGTGCATCGAGTCCTACCCTTAACATCTACCAGCTGCACCAAGAAGAAATGTACGTGGAGGAAGCAAGCAGTTCTACCGACCTGGTCTATATGATACTATATTGCCATTAGATCTCAGtgatgcataattaagggatgGATGGTGGTGTGTGATGTTGGACAGTGACTGGGCTTCAGTGCCGTGGTTCTTCAGTGATTCCGAGACTTAAACGTCGACAGTGCAGAGGGGTTCGCTCCCTGGTTGGGCCGACTCCATTATGGTCATTTTAGGTTTCTTCCTCGTTTCCTCCTGgtacaaatatataaacacatacacatagaaAACTTGGTAGTGGCAATGGAATTTTGGCAAACTGGACAACTTCAACTGAACTTCAGTCTGTGATGTTTGGACACATGTATGCCACTTTACTGTAATCAGTGCTTGACCAGAAATCTACTCTCACAAGTACAATTCCCTTAAAAGAAAACCTTCTGCACCCACTAGAAAAAAAGGAGCAATTCTTACCCTCTGAGTAGCCAGTTTCCTCATTTCTTCTTGCAATTTGTTCAAGATATGAAGGTTTGGCTTGTTCTTTTTGGCATACTGCTGGAGCTCGATCACACTCTTGTCAGAGTTCTCCTGAAAAACATGAGTTTGTTAATGACATGCACAAGGATGTTGCCCCACTGCTCAACAAAACGTTGCCGTGAATGCAGCAATGGGCAATGACTGCACATTTAGTCCCCGTTCACATCTGACATGACCCAATCACAAGTGGGCCGCTCTAAGTACACATGTGGAAACACTCGAGATGCATTGAGAACACATCAAGATCCGATTGCTCAAGTCACATTCGTAGCAGGTCTAGGCTGCAGACAACGATCACCTACTCAACTGATATTGTAAACCTTGAAACAAAACTACTTGACAGGGCACTTACCTTCTTGACCATCTTATTGCTCTCTCTGCCGTACATGCGCAGCAGTGAGCCCCAATTCTTGACATGGGGGTGAAGCATCTGTAAGATCTTCTGAGATGCCAGCTGTTTGCCAACCCTCTTGTTCTTGCCTGGTGACAAAGACGATACACATTTCAAACCATTTCCCCGGCTTCACAAATATAGTATAACCATTTAAATACTAATATTAGCATATTCTCAAAGTActaatgtatgtatttatttggtcACCAATAATCACAATTACAGTccaatcagaataaaatgtaACCAACAGGATCATTTATCTCTGGTTAGAATATATACATTCTAACCTGGGCTAAAGATCAGGTTATTGTTTATAACAACCTTGTTAATGAATTCTGTGTTAATAAAGATTTTTGGGGAAACGCTCCTTCCATTTTATACCCAGCAGATGACTTGGAGGCATGCCGACACATTTTTAGCGTTCACATATGAATCTATAATCAGAATTAGTTGAGTAGGATTGTAGAAGTATTGTCCATGTAAGCGATGCCAGAGCTACACAGAGGATTCAAGTATTTTCCAGCCTCCAAGCTCTCATCGTAGGGCATTTTAACATTCAGGGTTTACTTACACCAGCCGCGCACAGTGTGTTTCCCACACGTCATCACGTATTCACTCTTCTGGTTTTTTCCAGGGATCACCTCAAATTTAATGCTGGTGTCTCCCATTCCATGGTTTCTGCAGGGAGGAACAAACATTGGCTTTCTCATAAACGTCTAAAACGAGACCCACTGGGGTGAAACGATGACAGAACGGCTCCTTAAAGCAGTCGACCGGGAGCTGTGAACATCTGTGGCGCTGAATACAGTGCTGTGCAGTTTAACCATgctgacagaaaataataaaaatgctgaaGCCTACTTTACCTTTTAAGGCACTCATGAAGAATCTGATATGGCGAAAGAAGTCCTGCTTTGTTGGTCAGCTCATACACTCTTGAGTCTTCTATACTGATATGATTAAAATACTGTGGAACAGAGCACATTGAATGTTACCGCTGTTGTCAAATCTGAAGGAGAATTTTGCACTTCTACTTAATTTACAATCTACTTTTGCAACAATACTTCTTGGAAAAAGACTTTTGGCACTGATACTTTAACATTATCTTTACTGTAATCCTCTACTGACGACTGTGggtttgataaaaacaaacaagtaccTCCAGTTCATCTCCCTCGACAGGTTTCTCCTCCGAGGTCTgcttcacaaagtcagggatgaGGATTTCCAGTGTGGCTCGAGCTGAAGTTGACAACAAATGTCTAGTGAGGGTTGAAATATTACAGGCGATTGCaccacagaagaaaaatgtgtgtatgtgcattacATCTACAGTAATGAGGTACCATAAAGATGAACTACTGTTGTGTAAGTAAATAATGTGTATAGGAGACAGTTTAAAATGAACTATGTGGCATTTATCAGCTGATTTCCTCATTAGCTCCCATCAATGACGAGTATATTTGTGCCGCCCATGACATCTCCATCTAGTTGCAGTTTTAGGAGTGTACATCAGGACCAAGGTTCTTTAGAAAAAgacattaatctgattaaatcaATATATATTAAAGACAAACTAACAATGACAGACTTCCAGTCTAATCCCATTGATTTTTATCCACTAACATTAGGCTTTGTGTACTACAGTATATATTCAGTTGTGATGTACACCACTCATCACAATGCTTAgcagcacacacaaaaccaatTACCAGCTTTATTCTTAGCAAGTTTTTTACTGCTTGCAGTTCCTGTGCCGTAAGTTACTCCATCTATAATGACCGAGGCGCCGAAGGGTTCACTTGGGTTCTCTGTGGGGCACAGAAATCCATTTTGATGTGAATACCTTGCAACACTAAACAGCAATAATAAAGAGTTTGAGCCACGATAGGAGAACTTACCACATtcaaaaaaactgtaaacaggTCGAACCTTTAGGACACGCTGCATATATTCATGCAGGATGCAAACTTCAGACTTTCCATTAGGATTGATAACAAACTCTGTTGAAGAAGGACACGTTTACTGTCACATCTATCATGATCCAGGAGAAATTCTCAGCTTGAATCATGCAGCTCTTACCTTTCTTAGTAGGAGCATCTTGGACTGACAGTGTGATTAGTTTCTGGTTGGCAGGTAGAATAGGCCTCTCTGACTCTGCCTGCTTCCTCTTCATGTCTCTGTTGAACTGTCTTCGCTCAGCCCATGTGCGAAACTTCTTGACAGTGACTTGCTCAAAGTCAAAGCACTTTTCAAGGTACTGACGAAATTCTTCAAGTTCTGAGATGAAGTGTTACGAAGTTAGAGAATGGGTTTTGTTGCAGCAAAAACAGAACGATAAGCTTTCAACAGTCTATCAGTGTACACTCGGATAAAGCCTCACCTACGGACTCATCCTTGCACACCTCCACCTTGGCCTTGACCTGTCCCAAGGCTCCTTGAGCAGTGTCACATGGATGAGACTCTTTATTCTGCAGGATGTCATCAGTGGTACCTTCTCCTTCCTGGATGTCATCAGTGAGAATGTCCTGCTCCTCAGTAGTAGCGTCAGACTTGCCTGCTCTCTCGTCACCATTGGTCTCTTCGCCTGCCTTGACAGGGGACTTATCTGCACTAGATGTCATCTCTCCATTTATCTCCTTTTCCTCATGTTCCTTCATTTTCTTGTAGTGTAGGCAAGGGATGCTGCTGGTTGGTGGGTCGTGTTTCTGCATGAAAAAGACCAAGGATTGTTAACAAAGCATCTTAACTGTGCTAGTTTGGAACAGACAATTTTATGCTGACTTCCATAACCAAAGCTAAAATGTTCATGTCCTTCCTTCTCACTACTTCAGAGCAGCATTGCTGCTGCACTGTTCTCAAACAAGCACCAAGCACTTTAACTGAGTGTAATATCTCACAATTTTAAGAACATGCTATGTAACTTTTCTGATTTGTGGAGGACTTCTATAAGAACCACAGACAGCAGGCGCTGAAATAGACAGATGTTTTAAGCAAGATGTTGGTGGCAGTCCAGGTAAACCATATAAATTATGCCAACCTCTCCCAGACAGGCTCTCAACTAacaactcattttttttctatccatTCTTCCCATCAGTGAAGTAGTTGTTCAGACCCGACACTGGCATCTTACCCTAATACTGCCAGTACCAAGGAAGTAGGGTCTGGACCAGGTGACCACTCTGGTCTCTCTGTGCAGGTAGACTGGAATGCCTGAGTTATGGAATGTCATGATCCATCCGTCAGGTAGAGGCTCAGTGGGTGGACGTCCCCGACCTGGCACACAGAAAAAATGTAACACATATGATGAACCTTTCTAGTGtcataagttttattttaggtttgACAACAAATTCTCAAACTAGTTATTTCTGATACCACAAAACTCATACTCCTAGTGGTGTGAGAGATTCGTCACACTAGGCTGCTGTTAGGCTTAGAATAATTAAAACCCAttctaaaacaaaatgaaaggtATTGAACTGTGGTGCAGTAATGCACCGTAAAGGCCAGTTTAGTTGTTCACTTTGGTTGTGCAAATCTTACGCCAACAAGTTACTCAAGGACAAACCTGTATGGTCATCAATACACGATTGCGTCCAGAAGTACATATCCTACATATTTATGTGAAAATTGGAACAATATTTATGCTAGTTATTGTATTTTTGCTAGTTATTAACAGATTGTATTATagcccataaaaaaaaacatattcaactGTCTGTATAGGGACTACCCTAAAACGGACAGATCCACCACTCACTCTTCAGGACTGTCTTAATTTTGGTCATCATGGGCTGAACACCTCCTTCACCATCTGACTGATGATCACTGTCTGCACCATATTTGTCCTCTGCCGGGCGCATCTTCTTTGGGACGGGCATGCCCTCCTCCAGCAGAGCGTCAACATCATTGTCAAACTCCTCCTGGAAGAGTCGATGGTTAAGGCCAGCAGACAAGGGTGGGCGACCAGTTTAAAGGAGTTTTATTGTGCGAGTAGAAACTGATTTGATGCCGTAAGCTGCTCGAAGCACgaccacacaacaacagcagttcTATTTGGGGCATAAAATTGATtcagtgattcccaacctgGGGGCTGGTAGGTACTGCAAATGGGCCACCAAACCATTTCATCTGACatttgggttttggttgtgttCTGCGACATTGTATgtcaaacaccaacaccatAACATCTAAATATGATCcactgtagtttttatttaaaaggaaaaggccATAAATAAGAGtgcaatgttttcattttatttttttatgttattgcttttgcttAAATTGAATTTCTATCTGGCGAGACCTGAGCAGAATTTACATCATCTTTATATTGGGATTTTGGATCTGATATTGGATGTCAAATTTTCATATACAAGACTGCATTTGTTGACAGATTCCGTTATTTATGGATAACGGAATAATCAGCCTGTTACAGACAGACCCTTGCGTGTCATTTCTGATATTCGTGTGGTGCATTATAGAACTGAGAACGCAATATATGGCCTCTGTATTTATGGGGTCGGAGGTGGGATGTGAAACTTTTTGAGACTTAAAAGTGGGCCCTGAGTTGGAAACCACTGACTTAGACAATTTAGAAACAAATTATACTGAACCTGTATTGTCACATTTCTAAGAGGTTTAATCCCCCCTTTATTAATTCTGATGATTACTTTAAAGTCAACAGGACACTGTGTTTAAATGGGAAGAAAATTGAAAATGACACTGACCTCTTTCAGCTTCACACTTCTCATTTTcagtaataaaacagaaataaaagaccACATTCATATTATTGTGTGCTGCCTAAAGTGAATATCTGTGTCTGGTTTAATCACTAATAGAAAATGGTTTGATTGGAGTAACGTCAAATCaagaaatatgtttgtttttttgtctgatctTTACCTCCTTTTAATCGAGCACTGATTCAGCCCTGGCTTTATATTTTCATGTAACCCGATTTGTAACCCATTTCACCCCACAGCAtcacattaaatgtaaaactcaCCCACTTTTTGCTGCATATGTTCCAAGTGTCAAGGAAGAACTTGCTAGCTGCTTTATTGCTATAATCAACCAAATCGGCATGTTGCTTTGGGCTTAACATTAGGAACTCTTTGGCTATTAGCAGCCACAGGAAGTCATAATCATGGTGACAACAAATACCAAATAGTGGCTacagctgtggacataacaGACGTACCTCATAGGAGTAAGCTGCAGCCTCATCATCTGCTTGCTCCTGCTGAACTATGACCTCAGACTTAAAGCCACCATGATCTCCGTTGTCATGATCCAGGAAGTTGTCGCAGAAGTCATCCAGCTCGTCCAGGACAGCGAACTCTACCTTGTTTTCCAGGTCTACCTCAGCTTCCTCTGACCTTCTGCCTGCAGTCTTTCCTGCTCCAGAGCTACCTTCAGCTACTTCTTGGTCACTAATCGAGTTGTGCAGCTCCCCATTGAGACCACCTAAGCCATCATCACTTCCTGCCTCCTGGCCTTTCCCTGTGTACAAAACCTTCCTGTCTTTGCTACTGCTGCTTTCAGTGAAGCTTACACGGATCTTAACATCTCTGAGCAGCTTGAGGTCTGGCAGAAACTTGGTGACCGGGGGAGCGTGGCGGGCTGTTCTGGGGCACGGTGGGCTGGGACTGGCCTCATTTGAGAGGTGGCTACAGATAGTTATCGAGCCCTTGCTGAGGGGCTGCAGTGTCTTGGCTTCCCCGTCCCCTGGGGTGTATGTGTATCCATCACCACCAGAGCTAACGTCCATTACCTCTGCGTCACTGGACGTTTGcaggggaggtggtggaggtgctcTGCCCTCATCTAGGCCATCAGGTGGCTCCAAGGGGAGAGGGGGTAGAACATCATCTATCTCCATGTCCTCTAAATTAACAACTACAACGTATACAGACTAATAATATATGCTAAAACCTGACTTGTTACGAGACTTTCTTCTTATCTAAACCCAGAATACATGCAGATGCACATCCCTGTATAGACCACGTACCAGAGGTGAATATGCTAAGCTGACTACATTGTTCTTTTCATTAATGTAGACAGCTTTCAGAATCACTGTCTCAATTATTGGAAATCACAATGCATTCAGCTTAATATGGGATATAGGCACTGATCATCCTCCACTGCGATCTTCTGGGAGCTAGGAGAAAAAGGGACCGGTGAGAATAGAAGTCAGATAGTACAACTGTATGCTCCACAATTTGACGTAAAACTGGTTATTGCTATGTTACTGCAGCAAATTAAAGGGTTGTCTTTGCTATGAGGCGAAATTTGCGTGTATCTTTAACAGACAAGCACAAttgtggtaaaataaaatggggAACGAGCCATCTTTAGCGCATCTGTTCGGTAGCTGCAGCTGCATCGAGGGGCCCCTACAGCGCTAGCACCAATGCTAATGTGCTAACATTCAACCATACGCAGGAAAGGACAGCTAGTCAGGaaacagttgtttattgaaCTACGGGAGTACTCACAGATAAATATGACACAGGTGTCTCCTATTGGTCACCTAACCTCCTTCctaaattattttattcttgaCGCACCGCGACACGGCCTCCAACTCAGCCCCGCCATCTTGAAGAAAACCACAGCGGCGAGCCAACTCAAGCCCCGCCTCCTCGTGCCGGCTTTTTTACGATCGACGGGTcagctgaccaatcacagcatcCGATTCTACTTCTTACTGGTATgattcaaccaatcagagtgaACACGTTTTATCCTCTTCTACAACATGATAATGTATATTCCGTTATACGCACACTTCACCACAATTCATGCATCAGGTTTACAAATTATTCCCATACATATTTACCAGAACTGCTGGTTGTGAGTAGTATAATGAGGTaatatttgctattttttaAACTATTGTTTCCGACTTACCTTCAGGGTTTTTACTTGCAACTAATGGAACCGAATCAGGCTTAAAAGAGATCTTTGTACCCTCTAAAGGTAAAGACTCTGTATTCAAAAAGAATATTAAGTTGATTACAGGTTTCATTTAGGTTAGGTATTCCACATGGCCAGCTGGGGTCAGTGTTCTCACATATTTGTGCAAGAGACAATACTCACCAACACCAAATAAAGAAATGGACATTGTTGacaaaaatgttacataaaGTTAAAAGAATAGCAAGAAACACAGATTGTTTAACACTTACTGTTTGCAACAAGTACAGTCTGTGTTAAACAATCTGTGTGTTacaaccacacaccacacagcaATAAAAGCACTGGCGTGACTTGTAACATTCAGGATGGATTTGTTATTCAATTATTTATGCAGCCTGGGGCGGCAACACAGCTTTATGGAAGCTTCAATAAATGACACatgaatgtgtgaaaatattatTCATAAATGTGTGGATTCTGCTTTTAGTGGAACCTAAAGAGCTGACATTAAACTGAAGCACTACAGGCTACACCAGGAGTGCATCCACTTTTAGGGTAACGTGTAATGAGGATTgtgtaaattacattttctttctttctttttccacacaACTCTTTACAATTCATAAACTACCTAAGATCTTTCTCCAAGTCATTGATTGTGAATATCTTTCCCGGTGAACAGATGTCTAATCAATTCTGCAcgccactggaaaaaaaaaggttcctcCTCAGTGCATGTCTGCTTTCATAACGTTAGAAAAAATATTGTGAGCATTTTGATAcattagtttttattgtcaagTAGCTGTAAATGGCATGTTCTACCATGGAAGAAGAGAGCCAGTAACCAAATCTGAAGCTACTGTTGTTTAGCTTTGAAGTATTACTACCTAATTACCAACAACAGCCTTAAAGTGTTCAGAAACTGCCATCAGATTACACGTTTTCTTGAGAAATACTGGTGACCCCATGAATTCTGATAGGAAAATGTGCATAAATTCTACATCCACTCCATATCAAGGTTTTAAAGGTAAAAATCTGACTCCAGCAAGAATAAATTAGATTGCATCACAATGATCTTATGGTTACCAACAAACTGTACTAGATGAGAATTTTTCAAGCAATCCAACCCCACTGTTTTGTACGTGTAGGTTCCCCTAGAGAATAATAAATGTCTTTGGCAATCTCCTTAAATTAGagcacattttcaaacattGCATTTTTAACTTAAATCAATAAGAAATACACTATCATTGATGTGTATGAGGCAGCTAGTGTCTAGCTGAGAAAGTGAGAACGAGTCTTCGTGGTCACGTAGCTGCTGAGGTAAAGTAGCAGCCGAAGGAGGGAGATCGCGTGTGATTAAAGGTAAGGTGATGTGGAAAGGCACAGAGTGGGCTTTCTTCATCGCGTCTTCATGCCAGCAGTTTAAACTGGAAAGAACTGGTGCTCCATTTGCTTGTGACACCGTTGAGCATCGTGCGCTCTGTGAAGGTCACGTTCTCTTCTGCGTCGATCAGGATTATCGTGTTGGTCCTGAGTGAACAGTGACATGGAGGGCACAAAAGACAACAATGATCAAATTAATATgtacatttgaaatgaatgtgGCAGGAGTAACAATACAGACAATGTTTATAATTTAAAGTCAAATATGCCAAACATCCTTATCAAGAATGAGCAGGCAGTGCCTTGCTAAATGACTTTGGCAAAGACTGACCCTCTGACCTTTTGGCTACAGGAGACTCTGTATCCACTAATCCATTTCCTCACTGTGTGGGATTGATTATACTGGGGATTTTTGTGTACCAAcacttctctgttctttttgaTCCCCCAGTCTAGCCTCAGTTACCACAGGTGGTAAGACGGAAAAGAGACGTGGCGTAGGTGGAAAGCACTGACCTTGTTCCATAATGAGGGGTGCGAACACAAATGGCTGACAAGGCCTGGACTGTTGGCGCGGTGTAACCATCACCCTGGCTCTCTTGAAGTGGATCAGGTGTGTTCCTGTTAAACAAAGCCGTGATAGAGCCTTTGTCACTCTCCAATACATTATTCTCTGTCATACATATTTAGGCCAAAGCAGTGTTCAAGCAAATCCCATCCTGCAGTGATCCTCGAAATGCAACAACACCCATTAATATGTGTAGCGTATCAGGCTGTTTGGGAACGGGCTCTCTATTCACATGTCACCACCACCAAGAAAGTGGGCCATGCAGTTGTTGAGttttgatttgttaaaaaaaaaatacacacaacagcTCGTTTACAAGCGAGCCTTATGAAGCGGAacgaaaaaaacacagagaaacaacaccATTAACCCAAGCACCTCTACAAGTTCTTCagcataaaataatgaaaaaaaaaaagatgtttgtaTGGTATTACTTCTTCGTTAAACAAATAATTTGGGGAAGTCTTTGCAAGTTGAACAAAAACCTTGAGGTGAGAATTTTAAGTTACTGTGTTTGTCACTATATAGTGCCATTAAATGTAGATGTCAAAGACATCAAGCAAGCCTTG includes the following:
- the dgcr8 gene encoding microprocessor complex subunit DGCR8, translating into MEIDDVLPPLPLEPPDGLDEGRAPPPPPLQTSSDAEVMDVSSGGDGYTYTPGDGEAKTLQPLSKGSITICSHLSNEASPSPPCPRTARHAPPVTKFLPDLKLLRDVKIRVSFTESSSSKDRKVLYTGKGQEAGSDDGLGGLNGELHNSISDQEVAEGSSGAGKTAGRRSEEAEVDLENKVEFAVLDELDDFCDNFLDHDNGDHGGFKSEVIVQQEQADDEAAAYSYEEEFDNDVDALLEEGMPVPKKMRPAEDKYGADSDHQSDGEGGVQPMMTKIKTVLKSRGRPPTEPLPDGWIMTFHNSGIPVYLHRETRVVTWSRPYFLGTGSIRKHDPPTSSIPCLHYKKMKEHEEKEINGEMTSSADKSPVKAGEETNGDERAGKSDATTEEQDILTDDIQEGEGTTDDILQNKESHPCDTAQGALGQVKAKVEVCKDESVELEEFRQYLEKCFDFEQVTVKKFRTWAERRQFNRDMKRKQAESERPILPANQKLITLSVQDAPTKKEFVINPNGKSEVCILHEYMQRVLKVRPVYSFFECENPSEPFGASVIIDGVTYGTGTASSKKLAKNKAARATLEILIPDFVKQTSEEKPVEGDELEYFNHISIEDSRVYELTNKAGLLSPYQILHECLKRNHGMGDTSIKFEVIPGKNQKSEYVMTCGKHTVRGWCKNKRVGKQLASQKILQMLHPHVKNWGSLLRMYGRESNKMVKKENSDKSVIELQQYAKKNKPNLHILNKLQEEMRKLATQREETRKKPKMTIMESAQPGSEPLCTVDV